Below is a genomic region from Rhodococcus sp. WMMA185.
GCCGACATAGCATGAGCGGCGATGAACCCTCGTCTCTTTCCCCACGCACGCGTCGTCAGGTCGATCGCCTTCGGCGGGGTCGCTGTGCTGATGATTGGCGTCGCGGCATGCACACCCCGACCGGGTGGTCCCGAGCCCGCCGCTCGAGCGTTTCTGGCGGCCTTTGCCGAACGCGATTCCGAGCGGGCCGCCGCCCTCTCGGACCGCCCTGACAACGCGATGCAGACGCTCGAGTCGACGTGGGAGTCGTTGCAGGCCGAGTCCCTCGAGGCGGAGACCACCCACGTCCGAGTAACCGGCGACACCGCCACCGTGGGGTACACCTATGAATGGCAACTGCCGAAAGACCGGGTGTGGACATATTCAGGCGAACTCCAGATGGGCCGACGTGGCGGCGACTGGGCCGTGCGCTGGAGTGCGACCAACGTCCATCCGCGGCTAGGGGATCGTCAGACGATGTCGCTGCGGTCCGTTGCGGCGCCCAGGGCCCGCGTCAACGAGCGCGCCGGATCGGACGTTCTCGTGCCCGGTGTCGTGTATCGCGTCAAGTTCGATGCGAGGGAATCGGACGATGTGATCCGCAGCGCGCAGTCGCTGACGTCGGCGCTGGCGGAGTTCGACAACACCCTCACCGCGCAGTCGATCGCGGAGTCCGCAACCGCGGTGAAAGGTGACTACCTCGTCACCCGGCTGAGATCCGAGGACTACGACCGAGTCGAGGGTGTGCTCGGCGCGATCCCCGGTGTGACCGTGTCAGACGAGGCCGACCTGGTGGCTACCGATCGGACGTTCGCCCCCGATCTCATCGGCCGGGTCAAGCAGACGGTGATCGATGAGGTCGACGGTGAGGCCGGATGGAGAGTGGTCACCGTCAATCAGAACGGCGTCGACACCGCCGTGCTCACCGAGACACCGCCGAAGCCTGTCCCGTCGTTCTCGATCAGCCTGGATCGGCCCATTCAGGTTGCCGCGCAGAATGCGGTCAACGCCCGACCCGAGCAGGCCATGATGGTGGTCATTGCTCCCTCGACCGGTGACATCCTCGCCGTGGCGCAGAACGAGGCCGCCGACAGAGACGGACCCGTGGCCCTGACGGGCCTCTACCCCCCGGGCTCGACGTTCAAGATCGTGACCGCGGGAGCGGCGATCTCGTCGGACCTCGCGACACCTCACACATTGGTTCCGTGCCCCGGCCTCATCGTGATCGGCGACCGGAGCGTGCCGAACTACAACGAATTCGCGCTCGGGACGGTCCCGATGGCCACGGCGTTCGCCCGTTCGTGCAACACCTCGTTCGCGAAACTGGCGAGTGAGATGCAGTCGGATGCGCTGACCGTCGCGGCCTCACAGTTCGGAGTCGGGGCCGACTATGAGGTCGTGGGCTTGCCCACCTACACGGGCTCGGTGCCCGAAGCAGACGATCTGGTCCAGCGAACAGAGGACGGCTTCGGGCAGGGCAGGGTCGTGGTCAGCCCATTCGGTATGGCTTTGGCAGCGGCGACCGTAGCGAATGGCTCGACGCCGGTTCCGTCGCTGATCGCCGGACGGGAAACGTCGATCGACGAAGACCCTCCGCCGATCAGCCCTGAGATGGTCGACGGACTCCGCGAGATGATGCGCCTCGTGGTCACGAGTGGCACGGCCGGGAGAATCGGGGATCAGGGCGAGGTGTACGGCAAGACGGGCGAAGCCGAGGTCGAGGGTGGGTCGCACGCCTGGTTCGTCGGCTACCGCGGCGATCTCGCCTTCGCAACGCTGGTGGTGCGCGGGGGAAGCTCCGACAACGCTGTTGCCGTGACTCGTGACATGTTCGCGGCGCTGCCGGAGGGGTATTGACACGCTCGATCAAGCGTTGCAAGTAATCTCGCCGTCTCCAGTCCGCTGGAGAGTCGTGCGCTGCCGCAGTATCCGTATTCCAAATGCATTGTGAGACAGTGCG
It encodes:
- a CDS encoding penicillin-binding transpeptidase domain-containing protein: MNPRLFPHARVVRSIAFGGVAVLMIGVAACTPRPGGPEPAARAFLAAFAERDSERAAALSDRPDNAMQTLESTWESLQAESLEAETTHVRVTGDTATVGYTYEWQLPKDRVWTYSGELQMGRRGGDWAVRWSATNVHPRLGDRQTMSLRSVAAPRARVNERAGSDVLVPGVVYRVKFDARESDDVIRSAQSLTSALAEFDNTLTAQSIAESATAVKGDYLVTRLRSEDYDRVEGVLGAIPGVTVSDEADLVATDRTFAPDLIGRVKQTVIDEVDGEAGWRVVTVNQNGVDTAVLTETPPKPVPSFSISLDRPIQVAAQNAVNARPEQAMMVVIAPSTGDILAVAQNEAADRDGPVALTGLYPPGSTFKIVTAGAAISSDLATPHTLVPCPGLIVIGDRSVPNYNEFALGTVPMATAFARSCNTSFAKLASEMQSDALTVAASQFGVGADYEVVGLPTYTGSVPEADDLVQRTEDGFGQGRVVVSPFGMALAAATVANGSTPVPSLIAGRETSIDEDPPPISPEMVDGLREMMRLVVTSGTAGRIGDQGEVYGKTGEAEVEGGSHAWFVGYRGDLAFATLVVRGGSSDNAVAVTRDMFAALPEGY